The genomic segment TGGCCGCCCATCCCGCACCCTCCATCCCCTCGTCAAGGAATCCCATGCCCTGCTCCCCGTCCCTGCGCCGCACTGCCCTGCTGGCCCTGTATGCCCTGCTATGCGGCTTGGCCGTCCCTGCAACCCCTGCGCTGGCGCAAGAGGTCTATCCCTCCCGGCCCGTCAGCATCGTCGTAGGTTACCCGCCGGGTGGCAGCGTCGACCTGGTCGCGCGCACCTTGGCCGTCGAGTTGGGCCACAGGCTCGGCGTGCCCATGGTGATTGAGAACATCGGCGGTGCCGGTGGCGCCATCGGCGCCCAGAGAGTGGCCAGCGCTGCACCCGATGGCTACACGCTGCTCGTAGGCTCGATCAATGAATTGGTGATCAACAAACTGGTGACCAGGGCGGTCAAATACGATCTGAAGGATTTCAGCGCCATCGGCCACATCGTCTCGCAGCCGCTGGTGCTGGTGGCTTCGCCCGGGGTGGGGGTGCAGAATTTGGCCGAATTCACGCAAAAGGTCGCGCGCAACCCGGGCAAGTTCAGCTATGGCAGTTCGGGCGTGGGTACCTCGCTGCACTTGGCCGGTGAAATGATCAAGGAGCAGGGTCGGTTGTTCATGACGCATATCCCGTACCGCGGCGTGGCGCCGCTGGCCAGTGACCTGTTGGGCAACAACCTGGAGTTCGGCATGTTCGCGCTCTCCAGCGGCCTGCCGTACATCAAAAGCGGCAAGCTGATCGCGCTGGGCACGACCGAGGCCAGCCGCTCGGCCATCACGCCCGACATCCCGGCGCTGGCCGAGTCGCCGCAGTACAAGAACGTGGATATAGGCGGCTGGTTCGCCCTGATGGCCCCTGCCGGCCTGCCCCGGCCGACGCTCGACAGGCTCAGGAAGGCGCTGCACGACAGCTTGCAGTCCGGCGAATTCCGCCAAAAGATGCAAGACAATGGCGCCACCGTCGCCGCCACCAAGCTGGACATAGACCAGTTCCTGGCGGCCGAGGTGGCCAAGTACCGCAAGATCATTGCCTCTGCCAGGATCGAAGAATGAACCTACCGCACCCGACGGCCCGAACGACCCCGACTTTCGCCCTGCCGGTGCCGGACTTGGCGGCTTGGCGCGCAGGCAACACCGGCACCGAAGGCGTATGGCACTTCGACTCGGGCCAACCCGGGCGCCACCTGATGATCAGCGCCCTGGTGCACGGCAACGAACTGTGTGGCGCCTGGGCCGTCAAGGGTCTGCTGGAGGCCGGTCTGCGTCCGCAGCAGGGCCGGCTCACACTGGCCTTGTGCAACCTCGAAGCCTTCGACCGTTTCGATGCCGCCCGGCACGACGCGGCGCGCTACATCGACGAAGACCTGAACCGCCAGTGGCTCGACGAGCGCATCGCCGCAGCCGACACCCGCGAAAGACGCCGCGCCGCGGCGTTGCGGCCTTTCGTGGCGCGCGCGGACTGGCTGCTGGACATCCACTCGATGCACGAGCCCTCGGCGCCGCTGCTGCTCACCGGCACCCGGGCGCGCAACCTGCAACTGGCGCAGGCCCTGCGCACGCCCGAATACATCGTCGTCGATGCCGGCCACCCCCAAGGCGTGCGCATGCGCGACTATGGCCGCTTTGGCCGCCCGGACGCCGAGGGCGGCGACACCCGTTCGTTGCTCATCGAATGCGGCTTCCATGGCGACCCGGCCAGCCGCGCCGTGGCGCAAGACCTGTGCCTGCGCGTGCTCGCCCAATCCGGCCTGCTGAGCGCTGCGGCCCTGGCGCAACGATTGCCCGGCTGGCGCCTGCCCGATGCACCACGCCAATGGGTGCTGGAGGTGACCGCCCCCGTGGTCGCCAGCAGCAGCGCCTTTCGCTTTGCCGCGCCCTACACCGGGCTGGAGCGGGTCGCAAAGGCCGGCACCGTGATCGGCGATAACGACGGCGTTGCCGTGACAACGCCCTATGACGACTGCGTGCTGGTCATGCCCTCCACCCGGCAGGCGTGTGCCGGTGTCACCGTGGTGCGTTTTGCGCGCTGCCGGTCGATCTGAAACACCCTGCCCCCGAGGCGCTGATGCCTGCGCGGGCGATCTGCATGACCGATACCAATGACCAATGGGTCCAGCGCCATCACGACACCGGCGCGCAGGCGGATCACCCGCAAGGGGCGCAGCGCCTGTCCCTGCGGTGGCCGAGGGTATGGTCGCGAACTCCAGCGGGGGCGGGCCATGGATCCGCTGCGTTGCCCATCACGCCATGCGGCACGGCGGCGCTTGTCACGTCCCCGGTGTGCCCCGGTGCGCGCGCCATCACCTGGTGTCGCGTCACGGATCAGATGTCGTAGGCTGCGCGCAGCCATCGGAGCGCAACGCAAGGCGCATCGCGCAGCCCATACCGAGCGTATTGGCAAGCGATGCAACGCCGCGATGCGCTTCGATGGCCAGCGCAGACCGACAGATGATCGGTGACGCGACACTAGCAGACAGGCGGCGGTAAAATCCGGCCCTGCACAGAGGTAACCCGCCCATGTCCATTTTCCGCCGCCCCGACTACCAGTCCGACACCACGCAATTCATCAACCAGCTCAAGGCCCGCCTGCCCGGGTTGGAAAAGCAGCAACTGGCCGGCCGTGCCCTGCTGTGGGACAAGAACGTAGACCGCCAGCTCTGGGCCGAATTGCGCGCCGCCCGGGTGCCGCAAAAGCCCTATGTCTACCAGACGGACAGCCACTGAATCGCGCAGCAAAACGACCGGTAGCGCATGCTCTCCATGCCCCTGCGGCCACCTGGTTGGGGCCATCGATGACCACGGCAAGCCCCGTCGATGCGCCCGGCATGCCGGTGGTGGTCGACCAAGTGGCGCTGGCGCGGCTGTATGGCGAGCCGCTGTTTGCGCTGCCCACCGATCTGTACATCCCGCCCGATGCGCTGGAGGTCTTTCTCGAAGCCTTTGAAGGCCCGCTGGATCTGCTGCTGTACCTGATCCGCAAGCAGAACTTCAACATCCTGGACATCCCCATGGCGGGCGTCACGCGCCAGTATCTGGCGTATGTCGAGGAGATCCGCAGCCGCAATCTGGAACTGGCCGCCGAATACCTGCTGATGGCCGCGATGCTGATCGAGATCAAGTCGCGCATGCTGCTGCCCCCCAGAAAGCAAGAGGGCGGCGCAGAGCCCGAAGATCCGCGCGCCGAACTGGTGCGCCGCCTGCTCGAATACGAGCAGATGAAGCTGGCCGCGCAGCGGCTGTCGCAGATGCCGCAGCATGGGCGCGATTTTTTGAAGGCCCAGGTGTTCATCGAGCAAAGCCTGCAGCCGCGTTTTCCCGCAGTGCAGGTGCGGCAGTTGCAACAGGCCTGGCGCGACATCCTCCAACGCGCCCAACTCGTGCAGCACCACAAGATCACGCGCGCCGAGCTTTCGGTGCGCGAGTACATGAGTCGGGTGCTCAAGACGCTGCAAGGCCGCCGCTTCGTCGCGTTCGAAGATCTCTTTGAACCCGGCCAAGGCCGCAGCGTGCTGGTGGTGATCTTCATCGCGCTGCTGGAACTGGCCAAAGAGGCGCTGATCGAGATCACCCAGGCCGAGGCGTTCGCGCCCATCTACCTGCGGCTGGCGTACACACCGGTGTAGCCTGCCGTCCGGCACATCCTTCACGTCGTTCGCTCTTCACCGCCTTGGCCGCTGGCCATGGCAGCCACCACCACCGCAAGCCATGGCAGCCCACGATTTCGACGTTCTCATCGCCGGCAGCGGCCTGGCCGGTCTGTCCGCCGCGCTGCACCTGGCGCCCACGCACCGCGTGGCCGTGATCACCAAGCGCCAGTTGCAAGACGGCTCCAGCGGCCGGGCCCAGGGCGGCATCGCCGCCGTGCTGGCCGATGACGACAGCTTTGCCGCGCATATCGAAGACACCCTGGTGGCCGGTGCCGGCCTGTGCGACCTGGCCACCACCCGCTTCGTGGTGGAGAACGCGCCCGCATCGATTGCCTGGCTGCGCCAGTTGGGCGTGCCTTTCACGCTCGAAGGCGAACTGCTGCACCTGACCCGCGAGGGCGGCCACAGCGCCCGCCGCATCGCCCATGTCACCGACGCCACCGGCGCGGCGGTGCAGCGCACGCTGATCGACGCGGTGCGCGGCACGCCAAACATCACGCTGTTCGAGCACCATACGCTGGTCGACCTGATCAGCACCAGCAAGCTGGGCCTGCCCGGCCACCGCTGCCTGGGCCTGTACGCGCTCGACAGCCGGACCGACACCGTCATCACCTTGCGCGCGAGCCAGACCATTTTGGCCACCGGCGGCGCGGGCAAGGTCTACCTGTACACCACCAACCCCGACACCGCCACCGGCGACGGCATTGCCGCCGCCTGGCGCGCGGGCTGCCGCGTGGCAAACATGGAGTTCATACAGTTTCACCCCACCGGGCTGTACCACCCGCACGCCAAGTCCTTCCTGATCAGCGAGGCGGTGCGCGGCGAGGGCGGGCTGCTGCTGCTGCCGCCTGCGGCCGGGGGCACGCGCTTCATGCCCGAGCATGACCCGCGCGCCGAACTGGCCCCGCGCGACGTGGTGGCCCGCGCCATCGACTTCGAGATGAAGCGCCATGGGCTCGACTGCGTGCACCTGGATATCTCGCACCAAAGCCCGGCGTTTTTGCAGGCGCATTTTCCGAACATCCTGGCGCACTGCGCAGCACTGGGCATCGACATCACGCGCGCGCCCATCCCGGTGGTGCCCACGGCGCATTTCACCTGCGGCGGTGTGCTCACCGACCTGGCGGGCCGCACCGACCTGCCCGGCCTGCATGCCGTGGGCGAGGTGGCCTGCACCGGCCTGCACGGGGCCAACCGGCTGGCCAGCAACTCGCTGCTCGAATGCCTGGTATTTGCCCGCGCCACCGCGCAGGCCATTGCCGCCGCGCCGGCCACCGGGCGCCCCGCCTTGCCCGTCTGGGATGACAGCCGCGTGACCGACGCCGACGAGGCGGTGGTCATCTCGCACAACTGGGACGAACTGCGCCGCTTCATGTGGGACTACGTGGGCATCGTGCGCACCAACAAGCGCCTGGAGCGCGCCGCCCACCGCATTGCGCTGCTGCAAGGCGAGATCGACGAGTTCTACGCGCACTTTCACGTCACACGCGACCTGCTGGAACTGCGCAACCTGGTACAGGTGGCCGACCTGATCGTGCGCAGCGCCCAACTGCGCCGCGAAAGCCGCGGCCTGCACTACAGCCGCGACTACCCCGCGCTGGCCGCCCCCGCCGCCCCCACCATCCTGGTGCCGCCGGCGGCCTGATTCCATTTCTGAATCGTTCGTGAACGCGAGGCGCAGCGCAGACAGTACCAATGTGCGGCCAGCGAAGCCGACAAAGTGCACGGATGATTGGGAAATGGAATGAACTACCGCGCCCCGGCGCCCCGACCGATGACCTACAGCGTCAAGGAAATCTTCTACACCCTGCAAGGCGAAGGCGGCCAGACCGGCATGCCCGCCGTGTTCTGCCGCTTTGCCGGCTGCAACCTCTGGAGCGGCCGCGAAGCCGACCGTGCCGATGCGCTCTGCCGCTTTTGCGACACCGACTTCGTGGGCACCGACGGCACCCTGGGCGGCAAGTTTGCACAGGCCGATGCGCTGGCCGAGCGGATCGCCGCACAGTGGCCCGCCGCCGACAGCGCGCACCGCCTGGTGGTGTTGACCGGCGGCGAACCACTGCTGCAAGTCGATGCCGCCCTGCTGGCAGCCCTGCATGCGCAGCAGTTTCGCATCGCGGTGGAAACCAATGGCAGCCTGGCCGCACCGCCCGGCATCGACTGGCTGTGCGTCAGCCCCAAGGCCGGCGCGCCCTGGGTTCAGACGCAGGGGCAAGAGCTCAAGCTGGTGTGGCCCCAGGCCGGGATGGATCTGGCGGCCATTGCCCGCACCGGGCAGTTCACCCACCGCTTCCTGCAACCCATGGACGGGCCCGATCAGGCCGCCCACATCGCCATCTGCATCGCCGCCTGCCTGCAACAACCGCTCTGGCGCCTGAGCTTGCAGACGCACAAGATCAGCGGCATCCGCTGACGTGCCGTCCCGCCAATGGCTGCACACATCTTGGGTCCTCGGGCAAGCACCGCGAACAACACGCTCCGCGATCAGGTCAGTGCGTCGTCGGACACCGCCCGCATGTGGGCGGGCCTGGGCCTGGGCTTGGCGTCGGTGTCCGGCGCGTGGACGCACCCGTTGATGATCACGATTGCAAATCCGTTGTGCGCAAGTCCTGCTAGTGTCGCGTCACCGATCAGATGTCGTAGGCTGCGCGCAGCCATCGGCGCGCAGCGCAAGGCGCATCGCGCAGCCCATACCGAGCTGTATTGGCAAGCGATGCAACGCCGCGATGCGCTTCGATGGCCAGCGCAGACCGACAGATGATCGGTGACGCGACACTACGGGGAACCCCAGGTTTGGAGGGAAGTGCAATGGAGCGCCTGCGAACTGCTCGGTGCAACGCTCAATAGTCATGCTCGACAAAGCGCTCGAAGCTCTCCTTGAGTTGGTGCTGCCACAGGCGTTTGTCGGCGTTGCCCGCGAAACTCGCCTCGAAGCTGTTGAACGCCAACTGGTAGGCCTGCCGGGCCGTCAGTCCTGTCGCGGCGAACACCTGGGTGAAGTTTTCGTTGATGTAGCCGCCAAAGTAGGCCGGGTCGTCCGAATTGACCGTGGCTGCCAGGCCGGCATCGAGCAGCCGGCCCAGGTTGTGCTGCGCCAGGCTGGGGAACACGCACAGCTTTTGGTTGGACAGGGGGCACACGGTCAGCGCAATGCGCTGATGCGCCAGGCGCTGCATCAGCGCTGCGTCATGCACGGCCTGCACGCCGTGGTCTATGCGCTCGACCCGCAGCACATCGAGCGCGCTCCAGATATAGGCTGGCGGCCCCTCTTCGCCGGCATGGGCCACCAGGTGCAGGCCGCGCTCGCGGCAGCGCGCGAACACCCGGGCGAACTTTTCCGGAGGATGGCCCTGCTCGCTGGAGTCCAGCCCCACGCCCACGATCTTGTCGAGCAGCGGCTCGGCCTGCTCCAGCGTCTCGAAGGCCGCCTTTTCGCTCAAGTGGCGCAGAAAGCAAAGGATCAGCGTGGCGCTGATGCCCAACCCGGTGCGCGCCTCTGCGCAGGCGCGGTGCAGGCCATCGATCACGGTCTCGATGGCCACGCCGCGTGCGGTGTGGGTCTGCGGGTCGAAGAAGATTTCGGCATGCAGCACCCGGTCCCGGGCCGCTCGGGCCAGGTAGGCGTGCGCCAGGTCATAAAAGTCCTGCTCGTGCCGCAGGACACTGGCGCCGGCGTAGTAGATGTCGAGAAAGCTCTGCAGATTGCAAAACGCATAGGCGCTGCGCAGTTCGGCCACGCTGGCGTAGGGCAGTTGCAGGCCATTGCGCTGCGCCAGCGCAAAGATCAGTTCGGGCTCCAGCGAGCCCTCGATGTGGATATGCAGTTCGGCCTTGGGCATGGCACGCAGCAGCTCGGGCAGGCGAGCGGCACTGACGGGGGGGATTTTGAACATCGGCAGACTCCAGCGGTGATGCCGCTCGCACGCAGCAGGCGACGGCAGGCGGTAGGCGGTAGGCGGATGATGCCTCGTCGGCCGGCACTAGTGTCGCGTCACGGATCATCTGTCGGTCTGCGCTGGCCATCGAAGCGCATCGCGGCGTTGCATCGCTTGCCAATACAGCTCGGTATGGGCAAGCGATGCGCCTTGCGCTGCGCTCCGATGGCTGCGCGCAGCCTACGACATCTGATCCGTGACGCGACACTGGTCTGGCCGCAAGCGCTGCATGCCGATTCGCCTGCGGTCCGGGGCCCGGTTCGGGGGTACCCGCCCGGCGCCGCTGTGCAAGATCGGCGCCTCAGCCGTGGTGCTGGTGCGTGGCCAGTGTGTGCGGCTTCATCTCTATCGAGTAGCCCGGGCGCTGCGGCGGCATGTAGGCGGCGTTGCGGATCACGCAGGGATCGACGAAATGCTCGTGCAGGTGATCGACATACTCGATCACGCGGCCCTGCTTGCTGCCGGCGATGCACAGGTAGTCGATCATGGCCAGATGCTGCACGTACTCGCACAGGCCCACGCCGCCGGCGTGCGGGCAGACCTTCAGGCCGTGCTTGGCGGCCATCAGCAGCACGGCCAGCACCTCGTTGACACCGCCCAGGCGGCAGGCGTCGATTTGCACCACGTCGATGGCCTCACGCATGATGAACTGCTTGAACAGGATGCGGTTTTGGCACATCTCCCCGGTGGCCACCTGCATGACCCCGCTGAGCGCCTGGCGAATCCGCCGGTGGCCTTCGACATCATCGGGGCTGGTGGGTTCTTCGATGAACCAGGGCTTGGCAAAGGCCAGTTGCTGCAGCCAGGCGATGGCCTGATCGACCTCCCAGACCTGGTTGGCGTCCAGCATCAACTGGCGCTCGGGCCCCAGCACTTGGCGCGCAATGCGCAGGCGGCGGATGTCGTCTTGCAGGTCGCGGCCCACTTTGAGCTTGAGGTGCCTGAAGCCGGCATCCACCGCTTGCTGTGCCAGGCGGCGCAGTTTGTCGTCGTCATAGCCGAGCCAGCCCGCCGAGGTGGTGTAGCAGGGGTAGCCGTTGGCCAGCAGGTCGGCGATGCGCTCCTGTTTCCCGACGGCACGCTCGCGCAGCAGCGCCAGTGCCTGCTCGGGCGTGATGCAGTCGCTGAGGTAGCGAAAGTCGATGGTTCGGACCAGTTCTTCGGGGCTCATCTGCGCCACCAGCCGCCACAGGGGCTGGCCTTCGGCCTTGGCCCACAGATCCCAGACGGCGTTGACCAGCGCGCCGGTCGCCAAGTGGATCGCGCCCTTGTCCGGGCCGATCCAGCGCAACTGGCTGTCGGAGGTGATGTGGCGCCAAAAGCGCCCCATGTCCCGGGTGATCCAGGCCAAGTCCAGCCCGATCACCAGATGCTCCAGCGCGCGGATCGCAGCGCAGCAAATCTCGTTGCCACGGCCAATGGTGAATGTCAGGCCATGCCCTTGCAGGGCGGGCTGGTCGGTCTCCAGCACCAGGTAGGCGGCGCTGTAGTCCGGGTCCGGGTTCATCGCGTCGGAGCCGTCCCGCTGCGCGGAGGTGGGAAAGCGCAGGTCCAGCACGCGCAGGGATCGGATGGTGGTCATGGGTCGGATGCGTTGCGGGCGGAAGAGGGCTCCGGCGAATCAGGCTTGCACCGTGCGTTGCCGCTGCTCGCCCAGCCCGCTGATGCCCAGCCGCATGGTCTGGCCGGCGACCAGGTACAGCGGCGGTTTTTGTCCCAGCCCCACACCGGGCGGGGTGCCTGTGGAAATCAGGTCGCCGGGTTGCAGGCTCATGCATTGGCTCAGATGGCTGATCAGTTGCGCGACACCGAAGACCATGGTGCGCGTGTTCCCGTTTTGAAAGCGCCGGCCATCGACCTCCAGCCACAGGTCCAGCGCCTGCGGGTCGGGCACTTCGTCGGCGGTGACGAGCCAGGGGCCGATGGGGCCGAAGGTGTCGCAGCCCTTGCCCTTGGCCCACTGGCCGCCGCCGCGCTCGAGCTGTAGTTCGCGCTCGGACACATCGTTGACCACGCAGTAGCCGGCCACATGCTCCATGGCCTCGGCCTCGGGGATATAGCGCCCGCCTTTGCCGATGACCACGCCGAGTTCGACCTCCCAGTCGGTGCGCTGGCTGCCGCGCGGAATCTCGACCGCATCGTCGGGCCCGACGATGGCGCTGGTCCACTTGGCAAAGACCACCGGCTCGGTCGGCACGGGTTGGCCCGATTCGGCGGCATGGTCGGCGTAGTTCAGACCGATGCAGACGAACTTGCCGACCTGGCCCACGCAGGCGCCCAGGCGCAGGTCCTGCTGCGCGACGCCGGGCACCAGCGGCAATGAGGCCGCGTCCAGCCGGGCGATGCGCGCCAGACCGGCGGGCGTCAGCGTCTGGCCTGCGATGTCGGGCACCACGGCCGACAGGTCGCGCACCCGGCCTTGCGCGTCGAGCAAGCCCGGTTTTTCCATGCCCTTGGGGCCATAGCGGAGAAGTTTCACAGCAGGGTTCCTGGTGGGGTGGTCTGGATCGATCGTATGAGGATCAATCGTACAAAACGGCGGCGATCTTGGGGTCGTCGATATTGTTCTTGTCGTACCAGTAAAAGCCGGTGTCGATCACCTTGGGCAACTTCTCGCCCTTGAGCGCCTTGACGGCGGCCTCCACGGTCTTGTAGCCGATGCCCACCGGATTTTGCGTGATGGCGCCGGCCATCAGGCCGGCCCTGATCGCATCCTTTTGCTGCTTGCCCGCGTCGTAGCCGATGACCACCAGCTTGCGCTTCATCTCTTTGACGCCGTTGATCACGCCCACGGCCGAGCCTTCATTGGTGCCGAAGATGCCCTTCAGATTCGGGTTGGCTTGCAGGATGGACTTGGTGATTTCGGTGGACTTGAGGTGGTCGCCGCCGCCGTACTGGATGCTGACGATCTTGATGCCCGGGTAGCTGGTCTTGATGCGCTCGACGAAGCCGTCACGGCGGTCTATGCCGGTGCTATTGGTCTGGTCATGCACGACCAACGCGATCTCGCCGCTCTTGCCGATCAACTCGGCCATTTTGTCTGCCGCCAATGCGGCCGCAGCCCTGTTGTCGGTGCTCGCCGTGGTCACCGGGATGTCGCTGTCCACACTGGCGTCGAAGGCCACGACCAGCACCTTGGCGGCCTGGGCCTTTTTGAGCAACGGGACCACGGCCTTTTTGTCGAGCGCTGCCAGACCGATCGCTTTCGGGTTCTTGGCCAGAACGGCGGCCAGCATGTCGATCTGCTTGTCGATCATCGCTTCCGACTCTGGCCCCTCGAACGTGACTTTGACATCGAAGTCCTTGCCCGCCTGCTCCGCCCCGGCCTTCACGGATTGCCAGAACTGGTGCTGAAAGCCCTTGGACACCAGCGGTATGTAGACCTGCTGGGCGCTGGCGGCCAGGCTCGCGCCCAGCGCAATGCCAATGCCCAGGGTGATGCGCCATAGTTGTTTGCCGGACATGCTCGCTCCTTTGGGTGGTGTGGAAAAACGGGGTCAGCGCGCAGCGCGGCTTCGGCGCCGCAGGATGTCGGTGTAGACGGCCAGGATGATGATCACGCCGGTCACCACCGTCTGCCACTCCTGCGCCACGGACAGGATGCGCAGCCCATTGGTCAGCACGCTCATGATGAAGGCGCCGATGATGGTGCCCAAGATGGTGCCCGTCCCGCCCGCCAGCGAGGTGCCGCCGATGACCACGGCGGCAATCGCATCGAGTTCGTAGCCCTGGCCCAATGCCGGTTGCGCCGAGTTCAGGCGCGATGCAATCAGCAAACCGGCGATGCCGCAGATGGCGCCACTGACCGTGTACACGACGATCTTCCAGAAGTCGACATTCACGCCCGACAGACGCACGGCTTCCTCGTTGCTGCCCAGCGCAAAGGTGTAGCGCCCCAGGATCGTCCGGTTCAGCACCAGGCTCGCCGCCACGGCAACGACGAAGAGGATCAGCACCGCGTTCGGGATCGGCAGCGCCGGAATCAGCGCGGCGATCAGCGAATCTTGCGAAATCGCGCTGAAGCCCTCGGTGTCGTTGAAGTAAATCGGCCTGGTGCCGGAGATCACCAGCGACAAGCCCTTGAGCAGCATCATCATGCCCAGGGTGGCAATGAAGGGCGGAATTTTCAGCTTCGCGATCAAGGTCCCCGAGGTGAGACCGCACAGCGCTCCGGTGAGGATGGCCGCAGCAATGCCCAGCGGCAGTGGCCAGCCCAGATGGGTGAGCACCACGCCCGTCATCACGGCGCAAAAGGTCATCAGCGTGCCCACCGACAAATCGATGCCCGAGGTGATGATCACGAAGGTGCAGGCAATCGCCAGCACCCCGTTGACCGCAGTCGCCTGCAAAATGGCCACCAGATTGTCGGTTTGCAGGAAGTTGCGCGAGGCCATGCTGAAGAACGCCATCAGTGCCAGCAGGCTGGCAAAGGCCAGCAGTTTCTGGCGCATCTCGGGCCGAAAGAGCCGGGCTTTGGTCCATCCTTCGGTCGGCAGCGGGCTGAGAGTCTTTTGCATGGATCGTCTGCGGGAAATCAGTGGACGACGTGGCGCGGCGCGGCCTGGCGCCGGGTGGCCAGCGCCATGATGGCTTGCTGGGAGGCTTGGGCCCGCGTCAGTTCGCCGGTCACCCGGCCTTCGCACATCACCAAGATCCGATGCGCCAGGCGCAGGACCTCGGGCAGTTCGGACGAGATCACCACGATCGCCTTGCCCTGTCCGGCCAGTTCGTGCAACAGCTTGTGGATTTCGGCTTTGGCCCCCACGTCGATGCCGCGTGTCGGCTCATCGAAGAACAGGAT from the Verminephrobacter eiseniae EF01-2 genome contains:
- a CDS encoding adenosine deaminase; the encoded protein is MFKIPPVSAARLPELLRAMPKAELHIHIEGSLEPELIFALAQRNGLQLPYASVAELRSAYAFCNLQSFLDIYYAGASVLRHEQDFYDLAHAYLARAARDRVLHAEIFFDPQTHTARGVAIETVIDGLHRACAEARTGLGISATLILCFLRHLSEKAAFETLEQAEPLLDKIVGVGLDSSEQGHPPEKFARVFARCRERGLHLVAHAGEEGPPAYIWSALDVLRVERIDHGVQAVHDAALMQRLAHQRIALTVCPLSNQKLCVFPSLAQHNLGRLLDAGLAATVNSDDPAYFGGYINENFTQVFAATGLTARQAYQLAFNSFEASFAGNADKRLWQHQLKESFERFVEHDY
- a CDS encoding Bug family tripartite tricarboxylate transporter substrate binding protein, which translates into the protein MPCSPSLRRTALLALYALLCGLAVPATPALAQEVYPSRPVSIVVGYPPGGSVDLVARTLAVELGHRLGVPMVIENIGGAGGAIGAQRVASAAPDGYTLLVGSINELVINKLVTRAVKYDLKDFSAIGHIVSQPLVLVASPGVGVQNLAEFTQKVARNPGKFSYGSSGVGTSLHLAGEMIKEQGRLFMTHIPYRGVAPLASDLLGNNLEFGMFALSSGLPYIKSGKLIALGTTEASRSAITPDIPALAESPQYKNVDIGGWFALMAPAGLPRPTLDRLRKALHDSLQSGEFRQKMQDNGATVAATKLDIDQFLAAEVAKYRKIIASARIEE
- a CDS encoding ureidoglycolate lyase translates to MKLLRYGPKGMEKPGLLDAQGRVRDLSAVVPDIAGQTLTPAGLARIARLDAASLPLVPGVAQQDLRLGACVGQVGKFVCIGLNYADHAAESGQPVPTEPVVFAKWTSAIVGPDDAVEIPRGSQRTDWEVELGVVIGKGGRYIPEAEAMEHVAGYCVVNDVSERELQLERGGGQWAKGKGCDTFGPIGPWLVTADEVPDPQALDLWLEVDGRRFQNGNTRTMVFGVAQLISHLSQCMSLQPGDLISTGTPPGVGLGQKPPLYLVAGQTMRLGISGLGEQRQRTVQA
- a CDS encoding segregation and condensation protein A, which encodes MTTASPVDAPGMPVVVDQVALARLYGEPLFALPTDLYIPPDALEVFLEAFEGPLDLLLYLIRKQNFNILDIPMAGVTRQYLAYVEEIRSRNLELAAEYLLMAAMLIEIKSRMLLPPRKQEGGAEPEDPRAELVRRLLEYEQMKLAAQRLSQMPQHGRDFLKAQVFIEQSLQPRFPAVQVRQLQQAWRDILQRAQLVQHHKITRAELSVREYMSRVLKTLQGRRFVAFEDLFEPGQGRSVLVVIFIALLELAKEALIEITQAEAFAPIYLRLAYTPV
- a CDS encoding DUF3460 family protein, with amino-acid sequence MSIFRRPDYQSDTTQFINQLKARLPGLEKQQLAGRALLWDKNVDRQLWAELRAARVPQKPYVYQTDSH
- the nadB gene encoding L-aspartate oxidase, producing MAAHDFDVLIAGSGLAGLSAALHLAPTHRVAVITKRQLQDGSSGRAQGGIAAVLADDDSFAAHIEDTLVAGAGLCDLATTRFVVENAPASIAWLRQLGVPFTLEGELLHLTREGGHSARRIAHVTDATGAAVQRTLIDAVRGTPNITLFEHHTLVDLISTSKLGLPGHRCLGLYALDSRTDTVITLRASQTILATGGAGKVYLYTTNPDTATGDGIAAAWRAGCRVANMEFIQFHPTGLYHPHAKSFLISEAVRGEGGLLLLPPAAGGTRFMPEHDPRAELAPRDVVARAIDFEMKRHGLDCVHLDISHQSPAFLQAHFPNILAHCAALGIDITRAPIPVVPTAHFTCGGVLTDLAGRTDLPGLHAVGEVACTGLHGANRLASNSLLECLVFARATAQAIAAAPATGRPALPVWDDSRVTDADEAVVISHNWDELRRFMWDYVGIVRTNKRLERAAHRIALLQGEIDEFYAHFHVTRDLLELRNLVQVADLIVRSAQLRRESRGLHYSRDYPALAAPAAPTILVPPAA
- a CDS encoding L-fuconate dehydratase; protein product: MTTIRSLRVLDLRFPTSAQRDGSDAMNPDPDYSAAYLVLETDQPALQGHGLTFTIGRGNEICCAAIRALEHLVIGLDLAWITRDMGRFWRHITSDSQLRWIGPDKGAIHLATGALVNAVWDLWAKAEGQPLWRLVAQMSPEELVRTIDFRYLSDCITPEQALALLRERAVGKQERIADLLANGYPCYTTSAGWLGYDDDKLRRLAQQAVDAGFRHLKLKVGRDLQDDIRRLRIARQVLGPERQLMLDANQVWEVDQAIAWLQQLAFAKPWFIEEPTSPDDVEGHRRIRQALSGVMQVATGEMCQNRILFKQFIMREAIDVVQIDACRLGGVNEVLAVLLMAAKHGLKVCPHAGGVGLCEYVQHLAMIDYLCIAGSKQGRVIEYVDHLHEHFVDPCVIRNAAYMPPQRPGYSIEMKPHTLATHQHHG
- a CDS encoding RraA family protein codes for the protein MAARSLRHLIGDATLAGLAHNGFAIVIINGCVHAPDTDAKPRPRPAHMRAVSDDALT
- a CDS encoding M14 family metallopeptidase; amino-acid sequence: MNLPHPTARTTPTFALPVPDLAAWRAGNTGTEGVWHFDSGQPGRHLMISALVHGNELCGAWAVKGLLEAGLRPQQGRLTLALCNLEAFDRFDAARHDAARYIDEDLNRQWLDERIAAADTRERRRAAALRPFVARADWLLDIHSMHEPSAPLLLTGTRARNLQLAQALRTPEYIVVDAGHPQGVRMRDYGRFGRPDAEGGDTRSLLIECGFHGDPASRAVAQDLCLRVLAQSGLLSAAALAQRLPGWRLPDAPRQWVLEVTAPVVASSSAFRFAAPYTGLERVAKAGTVIGDNDGVAVTTPYDDCVLVMPSTRQACAGVTVVRFARCRSI
- the queE gene encoding 7-carboxy-7-deazaguanine synthase; this translates as MTYSVKEIFYTLQGEGGQTGMPAVFCRFAGCNLWSGREADRADALCRFCDTDFVGTDGTLGGKFAQADALAERIAAQWPAADSAHRLVVLTGGEPLLQVDAALLAALHAQQFRIAVETNGSLAAPPGIDWLCVSPKAGAPWVQTQGQELKLVWPQAGMDLAAIARTGQFTHRFLQPMDGPDQAAHIAICIAACLQQPLWRLSLQTHKISGIR